From Streptomyces sp. Edi4, one genomic window encodes:
- a CDS encoding DUF3516 domain-containing protein — protein MIFAPAAGSRFRCRGRQDGGVTLIDQLPPSADPDALFEAFSTWAEERGITLYPAQEEALIEVVSGANVILSTPTGSGKSLVAAGAHFAALARDEVTFYTAPIKALVSEKFFDLCKLFGTENVGMLTGDASVNADAPVICCTAEVLASIALRDGKYADIGQVVMDEFHFYAEADRGWAWQIPILELPQAQFVLMSATLGDVSMFEKDLTRRTGRETAVVRSATRPVPLSYEYVTTPITETLTELLETRQSPVYIVHFTQAQAVERAQSLMSINMCTREEKDKIADLIGNFRFTTKFGQNLSRYVRHGIGVHHAGMLPKYRRLVEKLAQAGLLKVICGTDTLGVGVNVPIRTVLFTALTKYDGTRVRTLRAREFHQIAGRAGRAGFDTAGFVVAQAPEHVIENEKALAKAGDDPKKRRKVVRKKAPEGFVAWSDTTFEKLIASEPEPLTSRFRVTNIMLLSVIARPGNAFEAMRHLLEDNHEPRKAQLRHIRRAIAIYRSLLDGGVVEQLETPDAEGRTIRLTVDLQQDFALNQPLSTFALAAFDLLDPESPSYALDMVSVVESTLDDPRQILAAMQNKARGEAVGQMKADGVEYEERMERLQDISYPKPLEELLWHAYNVYKTSHPWVGDHPVSPKSVIRDMYERALTFTEFTSWYELARTEGIVLRYLASAYKALDHTIPDDLKTEDLEDLIAWLGEMVRQVDSSLLDEWEQLANPEVQTAEEAQEKADEVKPVTANARAFRVLVRNAMFRRVELAALDNVDALGEMDAESGWDADAWGEAMDAYWDEYDDLGTGPDARGPKLLSIEEDAAHGLWRVRQAFADPNGDHGWGISAEVDLAASDEEGRAVIRVKDVGEL, from the coding sequence ATGATCTTCGCGCCGGCGGCCGGTTCCCGCTTCCGGTGCCGGGGCAGGCAAGATGGGGGCGTGACCCTTATCGATCAGCTGCCGCCGAGTGCCGACCCCGATGCCCTTTTCGAGGCCTTCTCCACCTGGGCCGAGGAGCGGGGCATCACCCTGTACCCGGCCCAGGAGGAGGCGCTGATCGAGGTCGTGTCCGGGGCGAACGTCATCCTGTCCACCCCCACCGGCTCGGGAAAGAGCCTGGTCGCGGCGGGTGCGCACTTCGCGGCCCTGGCCCGGGACGAGGTCACGTTCTACACCGCGCCGATCAAGGCGCTGGTCTCGGAGAAGTTCTTCGACCTGTGCAAGCTCTTCGGCACCGAGAACGTCGGCATGCTCACCGGTGACGCCTCCGTCAACGCGGACGCGCCCGTCATCTGCTGCACCGCCGAGGTGCTGGCCTCCATCGCGCTGCGCGACGGCAAGTACGCCGACATCGGCCAGGTCGTGATGGACGAGTTCCACTTCTACGCCGAGGCCGACCGGGGCTGGGCCTGGCAGATCCCGATCCTGGAGCTCCCCCAGGCCCAGTTCGTCCTGATGTCGGCCACCCTCGGTGACGTCTCGATGTTCGAGAAGGACCTCACGCGCCGCACCGGCCGCGAGACGGCCGTGGTCCGCTCGGCGACCCGGCCCGTGCCGCTGTCGTACGAGTATGTGACGACGCCGATCACCGAGACGCTGACCGAGCTCCTTGAGACCCGGCAGTCGCCCGTCTACATCGTGCACTTCACGCAGGCGCAGGCGGTCGAGCGCGCGCAGTCGCTCATGTCGATCAACATGTGTACGCGCGAGGAGAAGGACAAGATCGCCGACCTGATCGGAAACTTCCGCTTCACCACCAAGTTCGGCCAGAACCTGTCTCGTTATGTGCGCCACGGCATCGGCGTGCACCACGCGGGGATGCTGCCCAAGTACCGCCGCCTAGTCGAGAAGCTGGCCCAGGCGGGCCTTTTGAAGGTCATCTGCGGTACGGACACGCTGGGCGTGGGCGTCAACGTACCCATCCGTACGGTGCTGTTCACGGCGCTCACCAAGTACGACGGCACCCGCGTGCGCACCCTGCGGGCGCGCGAGTTCCACCAGATCGCGGGCCGCGCCGGGCGGGCCGGGTTCGACACCGCCGGGTTCGTGGTGGCGCAGGCTCCCGAGCACGTCATCGAGAACGAGAAGGCGCTCGCCAAGGCGGGCGACGACCCGAAGAAGCGCCGCAAGGTGGTCCGCAAGAAGGCGCCCGAGGGATTCGTGGCCTGGTCGGACACCACCTTCGAGAAGCTGATCGCCTCCGAGCCCGAGCCGCTGACCTCACGCTTCCGCGTCACCAACATCATGCTGCTCTCGGTGATCGCCCGGCCGGGCAATGCCTTCGAGGCGATGCGCCACCTCCTTGAGGACAATCACGAGCCGCGCAAGGCACAGCTGCGGCACATCCGCCGGGCCATCGCGATCTACCGCTCGCTGCTGGACGGCGGTGTGGTGGAGCAGCTGGAGACCCCCGACGCGGAGGGCCGCACCATCCGGCTCACCGTCGACCTCCAGCAGGACTTCGCCCTGAACCAGCCGCTGTCCACGTTCGCGCTGGCCGCCTTCGACCTCCTGGACCCCGAGTCGCCGTCCTACGCGCTCGACATGGTCTCGGTCGTCGAGTCCACGCTCGACGATCCGCGCCAGATCCTCGCCGCGATGCAGAACAAGGCGCGCGGCGAGGCCGTCGGGCAGATGAAGGCGGACGGCGTCGAGTACGAGGAGCGCATGGAGCGGCTTCAGGACATCTCGTACCCCAAGCCGCTGGAAGAGCTCCTGTGGCACGCCTACAACGTGTACAAGACCTCGCACCCGTGGGTCGGCGACCACCCCGTCTCGCCGAAGTCCGTCATCCGCGACATGTACGAACGGGCGCTCACCTTCACGGAGTTCACCTCCTGGTACGAGCTGGCGCGTACCGAAGGCATCGTCCTGCGCTATCTGGCGAGCGCGTACAAGGCGCTCGACCACACCATCCCGGACGACCTCAAGACCGAGGACCTGGAGGACCTGATCGCCTGGCTCGGCGAGATGGTGCGCCAGGTGGACTCCTCGCTCCTGGACGAGTGGGAGCAGCTGGCCAACCCCGAGGTGCAGACCGCCGAGGAGGCGCAGGAGAAGGCCGACGAAGTCAAGCCGGTCACGGCCAACGCCCGCGCCTTCCGTGTCCTTGTGCGCAACGCGATGTTCCGCCGGGTGGAGCTCGCGGCGTTGGACAACGTCGACGCGCTGGGTGAGATGGACGCGGAGTCGGGCTGGGACGCGGACGCGTGGGGCGAGGCGATGGACGCGTACTGGGACGAGTACGACGACCTCGGCACCGGCCCCGACGCGCGCGGCCCCAAGCTCCTGTCCATCGAGGAGGACGCGGCGCACGGGCTGTGGCGCGTCCGTCAGGCCTTCGCCGACCCGAACGGCGACCATGGCTGGGGCATCAGCGCCGAGGTCGACCTCGCGGCCTCCGACGAGGAGGGCCGCGCGGTGATCCGGGTGAAGGACGTTGGCGAGCTGTGA
- a CDS encoding acyl-CoA thioesterase II has protein sequence MPNPAERLVDLLDLEQIEVNIFRGRSPQESLQRVFGGQVAGQALVAAGRTTDGERPVHSLHAYFLRPGRPGVPIVYQVERVRDGRSFTTRRVTAVQQGRTIFTLTASFHRPESGSIEHQLPPRLDFPEPESLPTVSDEIREHLGALPEALERMARRQPFDIRYVDRLRWTPGEIKDADPRSAVWMRAVGPLGDDPLVHTCALTYASDMTLLDAVRIPVEPLWGPRGFDMASLDHAMWFHRPFRADEWFLYDQESPVSTGGRGLARGRIYNRAGELLVSVVQEGLFRPLPPTDATDA, from the coding sequence CTGCCGAACCCGGCCGAAAGACTCGTCGATCTGCTCGACCTCGAACAGATCGAGGTGAACATCTTCCGTGGCCGCAGTCCCCAGGAATCCCTCCAGCGGGTCTTCGGCGGCCAGGTCGCGGGCCAGGCGCTCGTCGCGGCCGGGCGCACCACGGACGGCGAGCGGCCGGTGCACTCGCTGCACGCCTACTTCCTGCGGCCCGGCCGCCCCGGCGTGCCGATCGTGTACCAGGTCGAGCGGGTCCGCGACGGGCGGTCCTTCACCACGCGCCGGGTCACCGCCGTGCAGCAGGGCCGCACGATCTTCACCCTGACCGCGTCCTTCCACCGCCCGGAATCCGGCAGCATCGAGCACCAGCTCCCGCCGCGTCTCGACTTCCCCGAGCCGGAGTCGCTGCCCACCGTCAGCGACGAGATCCGCGAGCATCTGGGGGCGCTGCCCGAGGCGCTTGAGCGGATGGCGCGCCGCCAGCCGTTCGACATCCGCTACGTGGACCGGCTGCGCTGGACGCCCGGGGAGATCAAGGACGCCGATCCGCGCAGCGCGGTCTGGATGCGGGCGGTCGGCCCGCTCGGCGACGACCCGCTGGTGCACACCTGCGCGCTGACCTACGCGAGCGACATGACGCTCCTGGACGCGGTGCGCATCCCGGTCGAGCCGCTGTGGGGGCCGCGCGGCTTCGACATGGCCTCGCTCGACCACGCGATGTGGTTCCACCGGCCCTTCCGCGCGGACGAGTGGTTCCTGTACGACCAGGAGTCCCCGGTCTCCACGGGCGGGCGGGGTCTTGCCCGGGGCCGGATCTACAACCGCGCGGGCGAACTGCTGGTGTCGGTGGTCCAGGAAGGCCTCTTCCGTCCCCTGCCCCCCACCGACGCCACCGACGCCTGA
- a CDS encoding glutathione peroxidase, translating to MSLYDIPLRTLTGEPASLADYKGRAVLVVNVASQCGLTPQYAGLERLQQQYGERGLTVLGVPCNQFGGQEPGSAEEIGTFCSATYGVTFPLLEKTDVNGEGRHPLYAELTKTADADGKAGDIQWNFEKFLLSPQGEVAARIRPRTEPEAPEVITLIEANLPA from the coding sequence ATGAGCCTGTACGACATCCCGCTGCGCACCCTGACCGGCGAGCCGGCCTCGCTCGCCGACTACAAGGGCCGGGCCGTGCTCGTGGTCAACGTGGCGTCCCAGTGCGGCCTGACCCCGCAGTACGCGGGCCTTGAGCGGCTGCAACAGCAGTACGGCGAGCGGGGCCTGACGGTGCTCGGCGTGCCGTGCAACCAGTTCGGCGGCCAGGAGCCCGGCAGCGCCGAGGAGATCGGCACGTTCTGCTCGGCGACGTACGGCGTGACCTTCCCGCTCCTGGAGAAGACCGACGTGAACGGCGAGGGCCGCCACCCGCTCTACGCGGAGCTCACGAAGACGGCGGACGCCGACGGCAAGGCCGGCGACATCCAGTGGAACTTCGAGAAGTTCCTGCTCTCCCCGCAGGGCGAGGTGGCCGCGCGCATTCGCCCCCGCACCGAGCCGGAGGCCCCCGAGGTCATCACCCTCATCGAGGCCAACCTTCCGGCCTGA
- a CDS encoding acyl-CoA dehydrogenase family protein, with amino-acid sequence MAEFTMDLNDDQKQVRDWLHGFAKDVIRPAAAEWDEREETPWPVIQEAAKVGIYSLDFYAQQFFDPTGLGIPVAMEELFWGDAGIALSIVGTGLAAVGVLANGTEEQIGTWIPQMYGDVTDVKVAAFCSSEPNAGSDVASMRTRAVYDEAKDEWVLNGTKTWATNGGIANVHVVVAVVDAELGSKGHASFIVPPGTPGLTQGQKFKKHGIRASHTAEVVLEDVRVPGHCLLGGKEKLDERLARSREKARTQGERVKNAAMATFEASRPAVGAMAVGTARAAYDYALEYAKTREQFGRPIIDNQGVAFQLADMRTQIDAARLLVWRASWMATTGKKFESAEGSMSKLYASETAKKVTAQAIQILGGNGYTREYPVERMHRDAAIYTIFEGTSEIQRLVIARTLSGMPIR; translated from the coding sequence ATGGCCGAGTTCACGATGGATCTCAACGACGACCAGAAGCAGGTCCGGGACTGGCTGCACGGTTTCGCCAAGGACGTGATCCGCCCCGCCGCCGCCGAGTGGGACGAGCGCGAGGAGACCCCCTGGCCGGTCATCCAGGAGGCCGCGAAGGTCGGAATCTACTCCCTCGACTTCTACGCGCAGCAGTTCTTCGACCCCACCGGTCTCGGCATCCCGGTGGCCATGGAGGAACTGTTCTGGGGCGACGCCGGCATCGCGCTGTCCATCGTCGGCACCGGACTCGCCGCCGTCGGCGTCCTGGCCAACGGCACCGAGGAACAGATCGGCACCTGGATCCCCCAGATGTACGGCGATGTGACCGACGTCAAGGTCGCCGCGTTCTGCTCGTCCGAGCCGAACGCCGGATCCGACGTCGCCTCCATGCGCACCAGAGCCGTCTACGACGAGGCCAAGGACGAGTGGGTCCTCAACGGCACCAAGACGTGGGCCACCAACGGCGGAATCGCCAACGTCCATGTCGTAGTGGCCGTGGTCGACGCCGAACTCGGCTCCAAGGGCCACGCCTCCTTCATCGTGCCGCCGGGCACCCCGGGCCTGACGCAGGGTCAGAAGTTCAAGAAGCACGGCATCCGCGCCTCGCACACCGCAGAGGTCGTACTCGAAGACGTCCGCGTACCCGGACACTGCCTGCTGGGCGGCAAGGAAAAGCTCGACGAACGACTCGCCCGCTCCCGCGAGAAGGCCAGGACCCAGGGCGAGCGGGTCAAGAACGCCGCCATGGCCACCTTCGAGGCCTCCCGCCCGGCCGTCGGCGCGATGGCGGTCGGCACCGCGCGCGCGGCGTACGACTACGCCCTCGAATACGCCAAGACCCGCGAGCAGTTCGGCCGCCCCATCATCGACAACCAGGGCGTCGCCTTCCAGCTCGCCGACATGCGCACCCAGATCGACGCCGCCCGCCTCCTGGTGTGGCGCGCGTCCTGGATGGCGACCACGGGCAAGAAGTTCGAGTCGGCCGAGGGTTCGATGTCCAAGCTGTACGCGAGCGAGACGGCCAAGAAGGTCACGGCCCAGGCCATCCAGATCCTCGGCGGCAACGGGTACACCCGTGAGTACCCGGTCGAGCGCATGCACCGGGACGCCGCCATCTACACCATTTTCGAAGGCACGAGCGAGATCCAGCGCCTCGTCATCGCCCGCACCCTCTCGGGCATGCCGATCCGGTAG
- a CDS encoding TetR family transcriptional regulator — METTQQAEQQRTAAERRRRELLEAADRVVLRDGPKASMNAIAAEAGITKPILYRHFGDKGGLYRALAKRHTDALLAALRSALDAPAERRERVEATLETYLAAIEARPQVYRFLMHPAEDAPAPEPEQGFDVGRHSAPLLRRMGEDLGVVIAERIDLGPGGEVLARVWGHGIVGMMHAAGDWWLGERPCSRAELVRALADLLWGRLAAAADRAGGPAF; from the coding sequence ATGGAGACCACGCAGCAGGCCGAGCAGCAGCGTACGGCGGCCGAGCGCCGGCGGCGCGAACTCCTGGAGGCGGCGGACCGGGTGGTGCTGCGGGACGGTCCGAAGGCGTCGATGAACGCGATCGCGGCGGAGGCGGGCATCACCAAGCCCATCCTGTACCGGCACTTCGGCGACAAGGGCGGCCTCTACCGGGCGCTCGCCAAGCGCCACACCGACGCGCTGCTCGCGGCGCTCAGGTCCGCGCTCGACGCGCCGGCCGAGCGCCGCGAGCGGGTCGAGGCGACGCTTGAGACCTATCTCGCGGCGATCGAGGCGCGGCCGCAGGTCTACCGCTTCCTGATGCACCCGGCGGAGGACGCGCCCGCGCCGGAGCCGGAACAGGGCTTCGACGTGGGCCGCCACTCGGCGCCGCTGCTGCGGCGCATGGGTGAGGACCTGGGCGTGGTCATAGCCGAGCGGATCGATCTCGGGCCGGGCGGGGAGGTGCTGGCGCGGGTGTGGGGCCACGGGATAGTCGGCATGATGCATGCGGCCGGTGACTGGTGGCTGGGTGAACGACCCTGCTCCCGCGCGGAGTTGGTACGGGCGCTGGCGGATCTCCTGTGGGGCCGCCTCGCAGCCGCCGCCGACCGCGCGGGGGGCCCCGCGTTCTGA
- the def gene encoding peptide deformylase → MRHRPIPGSSGSVREMSLLGDRFLHAPCEPVTDFGPALRRLVEDMFATMYAADGVGLAANQIGVCQRVFVYDCPDDEDVRHLGYVVNPRLVEADGVEVKGPEGCLSLPGLEAPTSRFDRAVVEGVDCSGAPVRVEGTGFFARCLQHECDHLDGVVYADRVAGRHGARLRRAIRKSPWSRPA, encoded by the coding sequence ATGCGCCACCGTCCCATTCCCGGCAGTTCCGGCTCCGTAAGAGAGATGAGTCTCCTCGGCGACCGGTTCCTGCACGCCCCCTGCGAGCCCGTCACCGACTTCGGGCCCGCGCTGCGCCGCCTCGTCGAGGACATGTTCGCCACGATGTACGCGGCCGACGGGGTCGGCCTGGCGGCCAACCAGATCGGCGTCTGTCAGCGGGTGTTCGTGTACGACTGCCCCGACGACGAGGATGTGCGGCATCTTGGGTACGTCGTCAACCCGCGCCTCGTCGAGGCGGACGGCGTCGAGGTGAAGGGGCCCGAGGGGTGCCTGTCCCTGCCGGGTCTCGAGGCGCCGACCTCCCGCTTCGACCGGGCGGTGGTGGAGGGGGTGGACTGCTCCGGCGCGCCGGTGCGGGTCGAGGGGACCGGGTTCTTCGCGCGGTGCCTTCAGCACGAGTGCGATCACCTCGACGGTGTGGTGTACGCCGACCGGGTGGCGGGCCGCCACGGTGCCCGCCTGCGGCGCGCCATCCGCAAATCCCCTTGGTCCCGCCCCGCCTGA
- a CDS encoding MurT ligase domain-containing protein: MSGHVGGAGPLSPRAKLAVTAGKAAAAVSRAAGRGSGSVIGGRVALKLDPDLLGRLATHLDVVLVSATNGKTTTTRLIAEALRASGPVVSNALGANMPAGITSALAGGSDAKYGVIEVDEKYLAGVARDVTPKAIALLNLSRDQLDRAAETRMLAEKWREGLSGSKAVVIANADDPLVVWAASSSPNVVWVAAGQEWKDDAWSCPACGGVMQRPGDDWFCGECGFRRPAPSWVLNGDYVLDPHGSAWPIHLQLPGRANKANAATSAAVAAVFGVPPQVALERMYQVQAVAGRYDVVSFAGRELRLLLAKNPAGWLETFSLIDPPPTPVVLSVNARGADGTDTSWLWDVDYTRLAGHPIFVIGDRKLDLAVRLEVANLDFRVCESLEECTQLAPPGRIELIANYTAFQDVRRVVGN, from the coding sequence ATGTCAGGACACGTTGGAGGTGCCGGGCCCCTGTCACCGCGAGCCAAGCTGGCGGTGACCGCGGGCAAGGCCGCCGCGGCGGTGTCGCGCGCGGCGGGCCGGGGCAGTGGATCGGTGATCGGCGGGCGCGTCGCGCTCAAGCTCGACCCGGATCTGCTCGGGCGGCTCGCCACTCATCTGGACGTCGTCCTGGTGTCGGCGACGAACGGCAAGACGACCACGACCCGGCTGATCGCCGAGGCACTGCGGGCCAGCGGCCCGGTGGTGTCGAACGCGCTCGGCGCCAACATGCCGGCCGGTATCACGTCGGCGCTCGCGGGTGGTTCGGACGCGAAGTACGGCGTGATCGAGGTCGACGAGAAGTATCTGGCGGGTGTGGCGCGCGATGTGACGCCGAAGGCGATCGCGCTGCTCAACCTGTCGCGCGACCAGCTCGACCGCGCCGCCGAGACCCGGATGCTCGCCGAGAAGTGGCGCGAGGGGCTGTCCGGCTCGAAGGCCGTGGTCATCGCCAACGCGGACGACCCGCTGGTCGTGTGGGCGGCGTCCTCCTCGCCCAACGTGGTGTGGGTGGCGGCCGGTCAGGAGTGGAAGGACGACGCCTGGTCCTGCCCCGCCTGCGGCGGCGTGATGCAGCGCCCCGGCGACGACTGGTTCTGCGGCGAGTGCGGTTTCCGCCGCCCCGCGCCCAGTTGGGTCCTCAACGGCGACTACGTCCTTGACCCGCACGGCTCGGCCTGGCCGATCCACCTCCAGCTGCCCGGCCGCGCCAACAAGGCCAACGCCGCCACCTCGGCCGCGGTCGCCGCGGTGTTCGGGGTGCCGCCGCAGGTCGCCCTGGAGCGCATGTACCAGGTGCAGGCGGTGGCGGGCCGCTACGACGTGGTCAGCTTCGCCGGCCGTGAGCTGCGGCTGCTCCTCGCGAAGAACCCGGCGGGCTGGCTCGAAACGTTTTCCCTCATCGACCCGCCGCCGACCCCGGTGGTCCTGTCCGTCAACGCGCGCGGCGCCGACGGCACGGACACCTCGTGGCTGTGGGACGTCGACTACACCCGGCTCGCGGGCCACCCGATCTTCGTGATCGGCGACCGCAAGCTCGACCTGGCGGTGCGCCTGGAGGTCGCGAACCTGGACTTCCGGGTCTGCGAGAGCCTGGAGGAGTGCACCCAGCTCGCGCCGCCCGGCCGGATCGAGCTGATCGCCAACTACACCGCTTTCCAGGACGTCCGCCGCGTCGTCGGCAACTGA
- a CDS encoding glutamine amidotransferase: MADNSLRLVWVYPDLLSTYGDQGNALVVERRARQRGLEVHRLDVRSDQPIPTSGDIYLIGGGEDRPQRLASERLRRDGGLERAASNGAIIFSVCAGYQILGHEFVNDLGERDQGLGLIDVVSTRGEGERCVGDVLGDIDERLGLPQLTGFENHQGITHLGPTARPFARVRMGRGNGTGDGTEGAYNDTVFGTYMHGPVLARNPQIADMLLKLALDVNALPPTDDRWYEALRAERIASATQPA, encoded by the coding sequence ATGGCAGACAACAGCCTGCGCCTCGTGTGGGTCTACCCCGACCTGCTGAGCACCTACGGCGACCAGGGCAACGCCCTGGTCGTGGAGCGCCGGGCGCGCCAGCGCGGCCTGGAGGTCCACCGGCTCGACGTCCGCAGCGACCAGCCGATCCCCACCTCCGGCGACATCTACCTCATCGGCGGCGGCGAGGACCGGCCGCAGCGGCTCGCCTCCGAGCGGCTGCGCCGCGACGGCGGCCTTGAGCGCGCCGCGTCCAACGGCGCGATCATCTTCTCGGTGTGCGCCGGCTACCAGATCCTCGGCCACGAGTTCGTCAACGACCTCGGCGAGCGCGACCAGGGCCTCGGCCTGATCGACGTGGTCTCCACGCGCGGCGAGGGCGAGCGGTGCGTCGGCGACGTGCTCGGCGACATCGACGAGCGCCTTGGCCTGCCGCAGCTGACCGGCTTCGAGAACCACCAGGGCATCACGCACCTGGGCCCCACGGCCCGCCCCTTCGCCCGGGTCCGCATGGGCCGGGGCAACGGCACGGGCGACGGCACCGAGGGCGCGTACAACGACACCGTGTTCGGCACGTACATGCACGGCCCGGTCCTCGCGCGCAACCCGCAGATCGCGGACATGCTCCTGAAGCTGGCCCTCGACGTGAACGCGCTGCCGCCGACCGACGACCGCTGGTACGAGGCGCTGCGCGCCGAGCGCATCGCGTCGGCGACGCAGCCCGCGTAG
- a CDS encoding 6-phosphofructokinase — MRIGVLTSGGDCPGLNAVIRSVVHRAVVDHGDEVIGFHDGWKGLLEADYRKLDLDAVGGILARGGTILGSSRVQPAHLRDGVERARGHVAELGLDVIIPIGGEGTLKAATLLSDAGLPIVGVPKTIDNDIASTDVTFGFDTAVGVATEALDRLKTTAESHQRVLIVEVMGRHTGWIALHSGMAAGAHAIVVPERPFDIDELTELVGRRFSAGKKFAIVVVAEGAKPREGSMQFDVGGTDMYGHERFAGVARQLSIELERRLDKEARPVILGHVQRGGTPTAYDRVLATRFGWHAVEAAHRGEFGMLTALRGTDIVMVPLAEATATLKTVPAERYAEAECVL, encoded by the coding sequence ATGCGAATTGGTGTGCTCACCTCCGGCGGCGACTGCCCCGGCCTGAACGCCGTCATCCGATCCGTCGTGCACCGCGCCGTGGTCGACCACGGCGACGAGGTCATCGGCTTCCACGACGGGTGGAAGGGCCTGCTCGAAGCCGACTACCGCAAACTCGACCTCGACGCGGTCGGCGGCATCCTCGCCCGTGGCGGCACCATTCTCGGCTCCTCCCGCGTCCAGCCCGCGCATCTGCGCGACGGCGTGGAGCGCGCCAGGGGCCACGTCGCCGAGCTGGGCCTCGACGTGATCATCCCGATCGGCGGCGAAGGCACCCTCAAGGCCGCGACGCTCCTGTCGGACGCGGGACTGCCGATCGTCGGCGTGCCCAAGACCATCGACAACGACATCGCGTCGACCGACGTCACCTTCGGCTTCGACACCGCCGTGGGGGTCGCGACCGAGGCCCTTGACCGGCTGAAGACCACCGCCGAGTCCCACCAGCGCGTGCTGATCGTGGAGGTCATGGGCCGCCACACCGGCTGGATCGCCCTGCACTCCGGCATGGCCGCCGGCGCCCACGCCATCGTCGTCCCCGAGCGTCCCTTCGACATCGACGAGCTGACCGAGCTGGTCGGGCGGCGCTTCTCGGCGGGCAAGAAGTTCGCGATCGTGGTCGTCGCCGAGGGCGCCAAGCCGCGCGAGGGCTCGATGCAGTTCGACGTGGGCGGCACCGACATGTACGGCCACGAGCGTTTCGCGGGCGTGGCGCGTCAGCTCTCCATCGAGCTGGAGCGGCGTCTGGACAAGGAGGCGCGGCCGGTCATCCTCGGCCACGTCCAGCGCGGCGGCACGCCCACCGCGTACGACCGGGTGCTCGCCACCCGTTTCGGCTGGCACGCGGTGGAGGCCGCCCACCGGGGCGAGTTCGGCATGCTGACCGCGCTGCGCGGCACCGACATCGTCATGGTCCCGCTCGCCGAGGCGACGGCCACCCTCAAGACCGTCCCGGCCGAGCGCTACGCCGAAGCGGAGTGCGTCCTCTAG
- a CDS encoding cytochrome c oxidase assembly protein: MDHSGHGMDMNMDLPPFTLARGLEWSADSFFLIGCLLGLALYAWGVVRLRRRGDSWPVSRMILWAVGVLTIALVMCTKLNDYGMVMFSVHMVQHMVISMLSPILLLLGAPVTLALRALPVAPRGRKGPRELLLMLLHSRYMKIITHPAFTIPLFIASLYGLYFTPIFDFLMESKTGHIAMMVHFLAVGLVFFWPIMGVDPGPHRPGYVMRMLELFAGMPFHAFFGIALMMASEPMIGTYRNPPASLGIEALTDQQAAGGIAWAFSEIPSVLVLIALVFQWYATEKRQARRTDRAADRDGDKELQAYNAYLSSLNTRGQ; this comes from the coding sequence ATGGATCACAGCGGGCACGGCATGGACATGAACATGGACCTGCCGCCGTTCACGCTGGCGCGGGGCCTGGAGTGGTCGGCCGACTCCTTCTTCCTCATCGGCTGTCTGCTCGGGCTCGCCCTGTACGCCTGGGGCGTGGTGCGGCTGAGGCGGCGCGGCGACAGCTGGCCGGTCAGCCGGATGATCCTGTGGGCCGTGGGCGTCCTGACGATCGCGCTGGTCATGTGCACCAAGCTCAACGACTACGGCATGGTCATGTTCAGCGTGCACATGGTGCAGCACATGGTGATCAGCATGCTCTCGCCGATCCTGCTGCTGCTCGGCGCGCCCGTGACACTCGCGCTGCGCGCGCTCCCGGTGGCGCCGCGCGGCCGCAAGGGGCCACGCGAGCTGCTGCTCATGCTGCTGCACAGCCGGTACATGAAGATCATCACGCACCCGGCGTTCACCATCCCCCTCTTCATCGCCAGCCTGTACGGGCTCTACTTCACGCCGATCTTCGACTTCCTGATGGAGTCGAAGACGGGGCACATCGCGATGATGGTCCACTTCCTCGCCGTCGGTCTGGTCTTCTTCTGGCCGATCATGGGCGTGGACCCGGGTCCGCACCGGCCCGGCTATGTGATGCGGATGCTGGAGCTCTTCGCGGGCATGCCGTTCCACGCCTTCTTCGGCATCGCCCTGATGATGGCGAGCGAGCCCATGATCGGCACGTACAGGAACCCGCCCGCATCGCTCGGCATCGAAGCGCTCACCGACCAGCAGGCGGCGGGCGGCATCGCCTGGGCGTTCAGTGAGATCCCCTCCGTGCTCGTGCTGATCGCCCTCGTCTTCCAGTGGTACGCCACCGAGAAGCGCCAGGCCCGCCGCACCGACCGGGCCGCCGACCGCGACGGCGACAAGGAACTCCAGGCCTACAACGCCTACCTCTCCTCGCTGAACACCCGCGGCCAGTAG